One part of the Thermodesulfovibrio sp. 3462-1 genome encodes these proteins:
- the aprB gene encoding adenylyl-sulfate reductase subunit beta — protein sequence MPSFVIQEKCDGCKAQDKTACQYICPNDLMVLDREKMKAYNQEPDQCWECYNCVKICPQQAIEIRGYADFCPLGASVIPMRGQDAIMWTIKFRNGSIKRFKFPIRLTPEGYWNADNIYAGLPEPDYSKIKQPGYFNYEARKE from the coding sequence ATGCCAAGTTTTGTAATTCAAGAGAAGTGTGATGGTTGTAAAGCACAGGACAAAACTGCATGTCAGTACATTTGTCCTAATGACCTTATGGTTTTGGACAGAGAGAAGATGAAGGCTTACAATCAGGAGCCTGACCAGTGCTGGGAGTGCTACAACTGCGTAAAGATTTGCCCTCAGCAGGCAATTGAAATAAGAGGTTATGCAGACTTTTGTCCTCTCGGTGCAAGCGTTATTCCAATGAGAGGTCAGGACGCAATTATGTGGACAATTAAATTTAGAAATGGCTCTATTAAAAGATTCAAATTCCCGATCAGACTTACACCAGAGGGTTATTGGAATGCTGACAATATCTATGCAGGACTTCCTGAGCCTGATTATTCAAAAATTAAACAACCTGGCTACTTTAATTATGAAGCCAGAAAAGAATAA
- the aprA gene encoding adenylyl-sulfate reductase subunit alpha translates to MEKETCTFSYCQRPDVVEIETDFLIIGGGMAACGAAFEACRWATPKGIKVTLVDKAAMDRSGAVAMGLSAINTYIGENKVVDYVKYVRADLMGIIREDLVYDLGRHVDDSVHMFEEWGLPIWKKSDDGWSLDGFQARDQGKPKLKDGGVPCRSGKWQIMINGESYKVIVAEAAKAALEFNRKATGQAQNIYERVFIVKLLKDAKEPNRVAGAVGFSVRENKIYLFKAKAILAACGGAVNVFRPRSTREGMGRAWYPVWNSGSGYYLGITVGAELTMMENRFVPARFKDGYGPVGAWFLFFKAKASDSLGNDYCAKDTPEFQDAVKKYGKWAEALGTAIRNHLMMQAMKQGRGPILMNTHTAMQELAKQMDAKRLKHLEAEAWEDFLDMCIGQAGLWAAYNVEPEKVPSEIMPTEPYLLGSHAGCAGFWVSGPGDIPGAPAEWFWGYNRMSTVNGLFMAGDIVGASGHKFSSGSHAEGRIAAKAAIAFILDNSGYTPTIAEDPNALAAELYLPFELYEKYKTYSTDPKVNPYYIKPDMYQARLQKIADEYFGGVGTWYMTSKTMIEEGLRKLQVLKEDASRLAAANLHELLRCWENVHRTLSLEAHARHILFREESRYPGYYYRGDFDFVDDNNWRAFVNSVYDPATDTFTLKKVPYVQIFPD, encoded by the coding sequence ATGGAAAAAGAGACTTGCACATTTTCATACTGTCAGAGACCAGATGTTGTTGAGATTGAAACAGATTTTCTAATCATTGGTGGTGGAATGGCTGCTTGTGGTGCTGCATTTGAAGCTTGTAGATGGGCAACACCAAAGGGGATTAAAGTAACACTTGTTGACAAAGCAGCAATGGATCGTTCTGGTGCAGTTGCAATGGGTCTTAGCGCTATTAACACCTACATTGGTGAAAATAAAGTCGTTGACTATGTAAAATATGTTCGTGCAGACCTGATGGGAATTATCAGAGAAGACCTTGTGTATGACCTTGGCAGACATGTTGATGATTCTGTTCATATGTTTGAGGAATGGGGTCTTCCAATCTGGAAAAAAAGCGATGATGGTTGGTCGCTTGATGGATTCCAGGCAAGAGACCAGGGCAAACCAAAGCTTAAAGATGGTGGAGTTCCATGCCGTTCAGGTAAATGGCAGATAATGATCAATGGGGAATCATATAAGGTTATAGTTGCAGAGGCTGCTAAAGCTGCCCTTGAATTTAACAGAAAAGCAACTGGACAGGCTCAGAATATATATGAGAGAGTATTTATAGTTAAACTTCTTAAAGATGCAAAAGAGCCTAACAGAGTAGCAGGTGCAGTTGGCTTTAGCGTAAGAGAAAACAAAATTTATCTCTTCAAAGCAAAGGCTATTCTTGCAGCCTGCGGTGGTGCAGTTAATGTTTTCAGACCAAGATCAACCAGAGAAGGAATGGGAAGAGCATGGTATCCAGTATGGAACTCTGGTTCTGGATATTACCTTGGTATTACTGTTGGTGCTGAATTGACAATGATGGAAAATAGATTCGTTCCTGCAAGATTCAAAGATGGATATGGTCCAGTTGGTGCATGGTTCCTCTTCTTTAAAGCAAAGGCAAGCGACTCCCTTGGAAATGACTACTGCGCTAAGGATACTCCAGAATTTCAGGATGCTGTGAAGAAATATGGAAAATGGGCAGAGGCTTTAGGAACTGCTATTAGAAACCATCTGATGATGCAGGCTATGAAACAGGGTAGAGGACCTATTCTTATGAATACCCACACTGCAATGCAGGAACTTGCAAAGCAGATGGATGCAAAGAGACTCAAACACCTTGAAGCAGAAGCATGGGAAGACTTCCTTGACATGTGCATTGGTCAGGCAGGATTGTGGGCAGCCTATAATGTAGAGCCTGAGAAGGTTCCATCTGAAATTATGCCAACAGAGCCTTATCTCCTTGGCTCACATGCTGGCTGTGCAGGATTCTGGGTAAGCGGACCTGGTGACATCCCCGGTGCACCAGCAGAGTGGTTCTGGGGCTATAATAGAATGAGCACAGTTAATGGTCTTTTCATGGCTGGTGATATTGTTGGTGCATCAGGACATAAGTTCTCCTCAGGTTCACATGCAGAGGGAAGAATTGCTGCAAAAGCAGCAATTGCCTTCATACTTGATAATTCAGGATACACACCAACAATAGCAGAAGATCCAAATGCTCTGGCAGCAGAGCTGTATCTGCCATTTGAGCTTTATGAAAAATATAAGACCTACTCAACAGATCCAAAAGTTAATCCATACTACATCAAGCCCGATATGTATCAGGCAAGACTCCAGAAGATTGCTGATGAGTACTTTGGTGGAGTTGGAACATGGTATATGACCTCTAAGACAATGATTGAGGAAGGTCTTAGGAAGCTTCAGGTTCTCAAAGAGGATGCTTCAAGACTGGCTGCAGCAAATCTCCATGAGCTTCTCCGTTGCTGGGAGAATGTACACAGAACACTCTCACTTGAAGCTCATGCAAGACACATTCTATTTAGAGAAGAATCCCGTTATCCTGGCTATTACTACAGAGGAGACTTTGACTTTGTTGATGATAACAACTGGCGTGCTTTTGTCAACTCAGTTTATGATCCAGCTACTGATACATTTACACTTAAGAAAGTCCCATACGTCCAGATATTCCCAGACTAA
- a CDS encoding CoB--CoM heterodisulfide reductase iron-sulfur subunit A family protein, producing the protein MSAETNRILVIGGGFSGLTAGIEAAETGAEVIIVEKNPYLGGRVTQLNKYFPKICPPMCGLEINFRRIKVNPAVTFYTMAEVTSISGGPGDYTVTIKLNPRYVNENCTACNACAEVCPAERDNDFNFGLNKTKAIYLPFEQAFPLRYVIDRTACPKDCAAPCVDACKYNAIDLNMQPQTIEIKVNSIIVATGWKPYDASKIDNLGFGKVKNVITNMMLERLASKNGPTQGQILRPSDGKPVESVAFVQCAGSRDENHLPFCSYICCLASLKHTLYIKEQNPDAEVTIFYIDIRTPGRYEKFFNQVKEQTGVNLIKGKVAEVQQDKDSDDVIVTAEDMLSGEKIRKKVDMVVLATGMQPEGFEIKIPGLKYAIDGFVVDSDGLYSAGCAKAPMDVAGCGKDATAAALKAIQTGVRR; encoded by the coding sequence ATGAGCGCTGAAACAAACCGCATCTTGGTAATTGGTGGAGGATTCAGTGGGTTAACTGCAGGTATTGAGGCTGCCGAGACAGGAGCAGAGGTTATAATTGTTGAGAAAAATCCTTATCTCGGCGGAAGAGTTACTCAGTTGAATAAATACTTTCCAAAAATCTGTCCACCAATGTGTGGTCTTGAGATTAATTTCAGGCGTATAAAAGTTAATCCAGCAGTAACATTCTACACCATGGCAGAGGTTACATCAATTAGTGGTGGACCAGGAGATTATACAGTAACAATAAAATTGAATCCTCGTTATGTAAATGAAAACTGTACAGCCTGCAATGCCTGTGCAGAAGTTTGTCCAGCTGAAAGAGATAATGATTTCAACTTTGGATTGAACAAGACTAAAGCTATTTATCTGCCGTTTGAACAGGCTTTTCCTCTTAGATATGTCATTGACAGAACAGCATGTCCAAAGGATTGTGCAGCTCCCTGTGTGGATGCCTGTAAATATAATGCAATAGACCTTAATATGCAACCTCAGACAATTGAAATTAAAGTTAACTCAATAATTGTCGCAACAGGTTGGAAGCCTTATGATGCTTCAAAGATAGATAATCTCGGATTTGGAAAGGTTAAAAATGTTATAACAAACATGATGCTTGAAAGACTCGCTTCTAAAAATGGGCCTACCCAGGGACAGATTTTAAGACCATCTGATGGAAAGCCTGTTGAGAGTGTTGCCTTTGTTCAATGCGCTGGAAGCAGAGACGAAAATCATCTTCCCTTCTGTTCATACATCTGCTGTCTTGCTTCTCTGAAGCACACGCTGTATATAAAAGAGCAAAATCCTGATGCTGAGGTTACAATCTTTTACATTGACATAAGAACTCCGGGCAGATATGAAAAGTTTTTCAATCAAGTTAAAGAACAAACAGGAGTTAATCTTATCAAAGGAAAAGTTGCTGAAGTCCAGCAGGATAAGGATTCAGATGATGTTATTGTAACTGCAGAAGATATGCTCAGTGGAGAAAAAATCAGGAAAAAAGTAGATATGGTAGTTCTTGCCACAGGAATGCAGCCAGAGGGCTTTGAAATAAAAATTCCAGGGCTCAAGTACGCAATAGATGGATTTGTGGTTGACTCTGACGGCTTATATTCTGCAGGTTGTGCAAAAGCTCCAATGGATGTAGCAGGTTGTGGAAAGGATGCCACAGCTGCAGCCCTCAAGGCAATTCAGACTGGAGTAAGGAGGTAA
- a CDS encoding FAD-dependent oxidoreductase, with the protein MEKKIGLYICKGCGIGEVINTEKIVNIAKNALRVPVVAEHDVLCSKEGIKLIKQDIAEQGVNSIVIAGCSPRVKTYEFTFPGCFVERVPLRELAVWAIEDDAEKQLAAEDYIKMGVIKAQKGDIPEPYIIEIAKSILVVGGGISGMTAAIEAARAGYDVVLVEKEAELGGFARKLYKRVPTDDFTKGVLGDVNLEPLINEVTSNPKIKVYTSSKIERIDGQPGDFDVTILKGDSTETIKIGAIIQATGWKPYDAKKLAKKYGYGKFKDVVTNFEFEEIAKNNNGVIKRPSDHRVVKSVLFVQCAGQRDPEHIPYCSGMCCATTLKQARYVTDGNPDAIAMVIYKDIRTPGKLEYYYKEAQNTPGVMLAKGEVTGIREEWDKLIVTVEDSLIGEKAEIEAEMVVLATGMVPTTKEPQDYLIGLAEAAAKGDEAKAKYIETTKKPEFILNLGYRQGPELPFLEGGFGFVDSNFICFQYETRRTGIYAVGPVRQPMNMAESQEDARGAVLKAIQCIEHVAKGMAVHPRAWDTSYPEPNLSKCTACKRCTEECPFGAIDEDEKGIPFYKPNRCRRCGTCMGACPERIVSFKDYSVDMIGSMLKNVSVPSEDERPRIIVLCCENDAFPAIETAAFHRLKLDPALRFIQLRCLGSMNLVWIADALSRGVDGMLLLGCKFGENYQCHFAKGSELAKYRLGKVQETLDRLQLESDRVQMYEVAIDEYWRIPDIVNEFMEKIRQIGPNPFKGF; encoded by the coding sequence ATGGAAAAGAAAATAGGACTATATATCTGCAAAGGCTGTGGTATAGGTGAAGTAATTAACACGGAAAAGATTGTAAATATAGCAAAAAATGCATTAAGAGTTCCAGTAGTAGCTGAGCATGATGTTTTATGCAGCAAAGAAGGTATTAAATTAATAAAACAAGACATTGCTGAGCAGGGAGTAAACAGCATCGTTATAGCAGGATGCTCTCCAAGAGTTAAAACCTATGAATTTACCTTTCCTGGTTGCTTTGTAGAGAGAGTTCCTCTTAGGGAGCTTGCTGTCTGGGCAATAGAGGATGATGCTGAAAAACAGCTTGCAGCGGAAGATTACATTAAAATGGGAGTTATAAAGGCTCAAAAAGGAGATATTCCAGAGCCCTACATTATTGAAATTGCTAAATCAATTCTCGTAGTAGGTGGTGGAATCTCAGGAATGACAGCAGCGATAGAGGCAGCTCGTGCTGGATATGATGTTGTTCTTGTTGAAAAGGAGGCTGAGCTTGGAGGTTTTGCAAGAAAACTTTACAAAAGAGTGCCAACAGATGATTTTACAAAGGGAGTTCTCGGAGATGTTAATCTTGAGCCACTTATAAACGAAGTTACATCAAATCCAAAAATAAAGGTTTATACATCGTCAAAAATTGAAAGAATTGATGGACAACCCGGTGATTTTGATGTAACCATTCTTAAAGGAGACTCTACAGAAACCATTAAAATTGGTGCTATAATTCAGGCAACAGGATGGAAACCCTATGATGCTAAAAAACTTGCCAAGAAATATGGATACGGTAAGTTCAAGGATGTAGTCACTAATTTTGAGTTTGAAGAAATTGCAAAAAATAACAATGGTGTAATCAAGAGACCTTCTGATCACAGAGTTGTTAAATCTGTTCTTTTTGTTCAGTGTGCAGGGCAGAGAGACCCTGAGCATATTCCATATTGTTCAGGAATGTGCTGTGCTACAACACTTAAGCAGGCAAGATATGTTACAGATGGTAATCCTGACGCTATAGCAATGGTTATTTACAAAGATATTCGTACTCCAGGAAAGCTTGAATATTATTACAAAGAAGCTCAGAATACACCTGGAGTTATGCTTGCCAAAGGAGAAGTTACAGGAATTAGAGAAGAATGGGATAAATTGATTGTTACTGTGGAAGACTCTTTAATTGGCGAAAAAGCTGAAATAGAAGCAGAAATGGTTGTTCTTGCCACTGGAATGGTCCCAACAACAAAAGAACCGCAGGATTATCTTATTGGACTCGCAGAGGCTGCAGCAAAAGGTGATGAAGCAAAGGCAAAATATATTGAGACAACCAAAAAACCGGAATTCATTCTTAATCTTGGATATCGTCAAGGACCTGAACTTCCTTTCCTTGAGGGTGGATTTGGTTTTGTTGATTCTAATTTTATCTGCTTCCAGTATGAAACCCGTAGGACAGGTATATACGCGGTTGGACCAGTGCGTCAACCTATGAATATGGCTGAATCTCAGGAAGATGCCCGTGGTGCTGTATTAAAAGCAATTCAATGCATTGAACATGTTGCAAAGGGAATGGCTGTTCATCCAAGAGCATGGGATACTTCTTATCCAGAACCAAATCTTTCAAAGTGTACAGCATGCAAGCGCTGCACAGAGGAGTGCCCCTTTGGTGCAATTGATGAGGATGAAAAAGGCATTCCATTCTATAAACCAAACAGATGCCGTAGATGCGGGACTTGTATGGGTGCATGTCCAGAAAGAATAGTTTCATTCAAAGACTACAGCGTGGATATGATTGGTTCAATGCTTAAGAATGTTTCTGTACCGAGTGAAGATGAAAGACCTCGTATTATAGTGCTTTGCTGTGAAAATGACGCATTTCCTGCAATAGAGACAGCAGCATTTCACAGACTCAAACTTGACCCTGCATTGAGATTTATTCAACTAAGGTGCCTCGGCTCTATGAACCTTGTCTGGATTGCTGATGCTCTTTCAAGAGGTGTGGACGGAATGTTACTGCTCGGATGTAAATTTGGCGAAAACTATCAGTGTCATTTTGCAAAAGGCAGTGAGCTTGCCAAATACAGACTTGGTAAGGTTCAGGAGACTCTTGACAGACTTCAACTTGAATCAGACCGAGTTCAGATGTATGAGGTAGCAATTGATGAGTACTGGAGAATTCCTGATATAGTAAATGAATTTATGGAGAAAATTAGACAAATCGGTCCTAATCCATTTAAGGGCTTCTAA
- the qmoC gene encoding quinone-interacting membrane-bound oxidoreductase complex subunit QmoC codes for MDTIKPDLQFAKEIIKAGGESLKKCYQCSTCTVVCPLSPDKAPFPRKEMLYAQWGIKEKLFQNPDIWLCHHCGDCTAYCPRGAKPGEVLGAVRKLMIQNYSPPKFLAKWVSDPKYILLIFLIPLLFFLGEMAVLGYFSGAEIPRGENGEMSYVAFLPAVPWIDVPFMALAAFAIICFYNGVKRYWLDLAQGTEIKRKDIYGCIWETIKDILLHKKFQLCGVNKGRYTAHILVLYAFIGLAITTGIAAFYEWVLRWESPYPQTNIVKIIGNISGIALIIGMFLVIVNRSKNSAKQGLGSYFDWLLITIIAGVGVTGFLAEILRLADVETLGYASYIAHLVFVFVLFAYAPHSKMAHMVYRATAMVFAKASLREEASLRQEEAA; via the coding sequence ATGGATACAATAAAACCAGATTTACAGTTTGCAAAAGAGATTATAAAAGCAGGCGGAGAATCTTTGAAAAAGTGTTATCAGTGCTCGACATGCACTGTTGTATGCCCGCTCTCACCTGATAAAGCACCTTTTCCAAGAAAAGAGATGCTTTATGCTCAGTGGGGGATTAAGGAAAAACTTTTCCAGAATCCTGATATATGGCTTTGCCATCATTGTGGTGACTGCACAGCCTACTGTCCAAGAGGAGCTAAACCTGGCGAGGTTTTAGGTGCTGTAAGAAAGCTCATGATACAAAACTATTCTCCACCTAAGTTTCTTGCAAAATGGGTATCAGATCCTAAGTATATTTTGCTCATATTCCTTATTCCATTGCTTTTCTTTCTCGGTGAAATGGCAGTTCTGGGTTACTTCAGTGGAGCAGAGATTCCAAGAGGGGAGAATGGCGAGATGTCCTATGTGGCTTTTTTGCCTGCAGTTCCATGGATTGATGTTCCTTTTATGGCATTGGCAGCTTTTGCAATAATTTGCTTTTACAATGGCGTTAAGCGATACTGGCTTGACCTTGCACAAGGAACGGAGATTAAGCGCAAGGATATATACGGATGCATATGGGAAACCATAAAAGACATACTCCTTCATAAGAAATTTCAACTCTGCGGTGTAAATAAAGGAAGATATACAGCTCATATTCTTGTTCTTTATGCCTTTATCGGACTTGCTATAACAACTGGTATAGCTGCTTTTTATGAATGGGTGCTGAGATGGGAGTCTCCCTATCCGCAGACAAACATTGTGAAGATTATCGGAAATATAAGTGGAATCGCGCTTATTATAGGAATGTTCCTTGTGATTGTAAACAGAAGTAAAAATTCGGCAAAACAGGGACTCGGAAGCTATTTTGATTGGCTACTTATTACGATAATTGCTGGAGTGGGTGTTACAGGATTTCTTGCTGAAATTCTGAGACTTGCTGATGTAGAAACTCTTGGATATGCCTCATACATTGCTCATCTTGTATTTGTATTTGTTCTTTTTGCATATGCACCTCACTCAAAGATGGCACATATGGTTTACAGAGCAACTGCAATGGTTTTTGCAAAAGCATCATTGAGAGAGGAAGCTTCCCTAAGGCAGGAAGAAGCAGCATAG
- a CDS encoding pitrilysin family protein produces the protein MKGYRSFVLGVWIKHGSRHEPSSKNGLSHFIEHLFFQGTPKRDAHRISLEIDTLGGDINAFTSREFTSIYIKVLDTYMPQAIELIGDIYSNPLFPEEEIEKERSVILDEIRTINDTPDELVHDLFMENSFPDGLGQPILGREEAVLTITRKDIVDRYNEFYGNSIISCAGSFDEKRLIESLEKNIKPRIFKNVVINSNSLFSPCIKIHEKDLNEIHLCMGTETFPFNSPHRYALILLNCIVGGSVSSRLFQEIREKRGWVYNIYSFTSFYHDTGLFGVYTACEPKKINRIVETIFKILKKIPENLKKEEFKRAKTQTISQIIFSQESPSSVMHNLAYQELYFGQYYTLQQQIKQFESVTFNEVRDMASILKEKDFSITLLGPVSEKLVFEK, from the coding sequence ATGAAAGGCTACAGATCTTTTGTGCTTGGAGTATGGATAAAACATGGCTCCAGACATGAACCTTCTTCAAAAAATGGATTATCCCATTTCATAGAACATCTTTTCTTTCAAGGAACTCCAAAGAGGGATGCGCACAGAATATCTCTTGAAATTGATACTCTGGGAGGAGATATAAATGCCTTTACTTCAAGAGAGTTTACTTCAATTTATATAAAAGTTCTTGATACTTACATGCCTCAGGCAATAGAACTTATTGGAGATATTTATTCAAATCCCCTTTTTCCTGAGGAAGAAATAGAAAAAGAACGTTCTGTTATTCTTGACGAAATCCGAACAATAAATGATACACCAGATGAGCTTGTTCATGATCTTTTTATGGAAAACTCATTCCCAGATGGACTTGGACAACCTATTCTTGGCAGAGAGGAAGCAGTATTAACAATAACCAGAAAAGATATTGTTGACCGTTATAATGAGTTTTACGGAAACTCTATTATAAGCTGCGCAGGAAGTTTTGATGAAAAAAGATTAATTGAAAGCCTTGAGAAAAACATCAAACCCAGAATTTTTAAAAATGTCGTGATAAATAGTAATTCCCTTTTTTCTCCATGTATTAAAATCCATGAAAAAGACTTAAACGAAATCCATTTATGTATGGGAACAGAGACTTTCCCTTTCAACAGTCCTCACAGATATGCTTTAATTCTGCTTAACTGTATTGTTGGTGGAAGCGTCAGCTCAAGACTATTTCAGGAAATAAGAGAAAAAAGAGGCTGGGTTTATAATATCTATTCTTTTACTTCCTTTTATCATGATACAGGTTTATTTGGAGTTTATACTGCCTGTGAACCTAAAAAAATAAATAGAATAGTGGAAACAATCTTTAAAATATTAAAAAAAATTCCTGAAAACTTGAAAAAGGAAGAATTTAAAAGGGCAAAAACTCAGACAATATCGCAAATTATTTTTTCTCAGGAATCTCCAAGCTCAGTAATGCACAATTTAGCCTATCAGGAGCTATATTTTGGACAGTATTATACTCTTCAGCAGCAAATAAAGCAATTCGAATCAGTTACATTTAATGAAGTGAGGGATATGGCATCAATTTTAAAAGAAAAAGATTTTTCAATAACACTTCTTGGACCTGTTAGTGAGAAACTCGTTTTTGAAAAATAA
- the pnp gene encoding polyribonucleotide nucleotidyltransferase — MEVELDIKGKKLILQTGVFAKQTNGSVLVKYGDTYVLCTIVAEKTPNEGVDFVPLTIDYQEKAYSAGKIPGGFFKREGKPTDREILVSRLIDRPIRPLFPEGFNYETQGIASVLSYGDENIADILSIIGISAALTISDIPFNGPVGAVRVGLIGEKFVLNPDNEESEKSSLNLVVAGTEEAVTMVEGSAQECSEEILIEALKFAHTHIKETIAIQKKLALLAGKSKREIKAQEDENLKEAILNIISGKIENALFLQKKLERQQALEELLNECIQNLSTEEIDFLKISSAFDKVVKKIMRQRIVKKGLRVDGRKPDEIRPITCMVGILPRVHGSALFTRGETQALVATTLGTSEDEQKVDSLEGEIFKTFMLHYNFLPFSVGEVKPLRAPGRREIGHGYLAERALQYVIPSKDEFPYTIRVVSDILESNGSSSMATVCGASLSLMDAGVPIKAHVAGVAMGLIKEDDEVVILTDILGMEDHYGDMDFKVAGTEKGITAFQMDVKIPGIDYEIFKKALGQAKHARLFILEKMYETISQPKELSPYAPRIYKIQVKPEKIRDIIGTGGRVIKSIIEETGVKIDIEDKEGIIKIASSQEASALRAIEIIKGITQEAELGRIYMGKVTRIADFGAFVEIMPGVEGLLHISQIADKRIHKVSEVLKVGDEIPVKVIEIDELGRVRLSRKEALREIEARTIAKN, encoded by the coding sequence ATGGAAGTAGAACTGGATATTAAAGGGAAAAAACTTATTTTACAGACAGGCGTTTTTGCAAAACAAACAAATGGCTCAGTTTTAGTAAAATATGGTGATACATATGTATTATGTACTATAGTTGCTGAAAAAACTCCTAATGAAGGAGTAGATTTTGTTCCACTAACCATTGACTATCAGGAAAAAGCCTATTCTGCAGGTAAAATTCCAGGAGGTTTTTTTAAAAGAGAAGGTAAACCAACGGATAGAGAAATTCTGGTTTCCCGTCTGATTGACAGGCCTATAAGGCCTCTTTTCCCTGAAGGATTTAATTATGAAACCCAGGGAATTGCCTCTGTTCTTTCTTATGGAGATGAAAACATTGCGGATATTCTAAGTATAATTGGAATTTCAGCTGCTTTGACTATATCTGATATTCCATTTAATGGACCTGTGGGAGCTGTGAGAGTTGGTCTAATTGGAGAAAAGTTTGTTTTAAATCCTGACAATGAAGAATCTGAAAAAAGCAGCCTCAATCTTGTGGTTGCAGGCACAGAAGAAGCTGTTACCATGGTTGAAGGTAGCGCTCAAGAGTGTTCTGAAGAAATTCTAATAGAAGCTTTAAAGTTTGCTCACACTCATATAAAAGAAACAATCGCTATCCAGAAAAAACTTGCTCTTTTAGCAGGAAAATCAAAAAGAGAAATTAAAGCCCAAGAAGATGAAAATCTCAAAGAAGCCATTTTAAATATCATTTCAGGAAAAATTGAAAATGCCTTATTTCTACAAAAAAAGCTTGAAAGACAGCAGGCGCTTGAGGAACTACTTAATGAATGCATACAAAATTTAAGTACAGAAGAGATAGATTTCCTCAAGATTAGTAGTGCCTTTGATAAAGTAGTAAAAAAAATTATGCGCCAGAGAATTGTAAAAAAAGGACTGAGAGTGGATGGTAGAAAACCTGATGAAATAAGACCAATTACATGCATGGTGGGAATATTACCAAGAGTTCATGGTTCTGCTTTATTTACAAGAGGAGAAACACAGGCACTTGTTGCAACAACTCTTGGCACTTCAGAAGATGAACAAAAAGTTGATTCTCTTGAAGGAGAAATATTTAAAACATTTATGCTTCATTATAATTTCTTGCCATTCAGTGTAGGAGAAGTTAAGCCCTTACGAGCACCTGGAAGAAGAGAAATTGGTCATGGATATCTTGCAGAGAGAGCTCTACAGTATGTAATTCCTTCTAAGGACGAATTTCCATATACCATAAGAGTTGTATCAGACATTCTTGAATCAAATGGTTCATCCTCAATGGCAACTGTATGCGGAGCAAGTCTTTCTTTGATGGATGCAGGAGTTCCAATAAAAGCTCATGTAGCAGGGGTTGCGATGGGCCTCATTAAAGAGGACGATGAAGTTGTGATACTTACTGACATACTCGGGATGGAAGACCATTATGGTGATATGGATTTCAAAGTAGCAGGAACTGAAAAAGGTATAACAGCCTTTCAGATGGATGTGAAGATTCCTGGCATAGATTATGAAATATTTAAAAAAGCTTTAGGGCAGGCAAAGCATGCAAGATTATTTATTCTCGAAAAAATGTATGAAACCATCAGTCAGCCAAAAGAGCTTTCTCCATATGCTCCAAGAATATATAAAATACAGGTCAAACCTGAAAAAATTAGAGATATAATTGGCACAGGAGGAAGGGTAATTAAAAGCATTATAGAAGAAACAGGGGTAAAAATAGACATTGAAGATAAAGAGGGAATTATCAAAATTGCATCTTCCCAAGAAGCTTCAGCTCTACGAGCCATTGAGATCATTAAAGGAATTACTCAGGAAGCAGAACTGGGAAGAATTTACATGGGTAAAGTAACAAGAATAGCAGATTTTGGAGCTTTTGTTGAAATAATGCCAGGAGTTGAAGGATTACTACATATATCTCAAATTGCTGATAAAAGAATTCATAAAGTATCTGAAGTACTAAAAGTGGGAGATGAGATTCCTGTAAAAGTAATTGAAATTGACGAACTTGGAAGGGTTCGCCTGAGCAGAAAAGAGGCTTTAAGAGAAATTGAAGCCAGAACTATCGCAAAAAATTAA
- the rpsO gene encoding 30S ribosomal protein S15 → MGISPERKKEIIESFKMHPTDTGSPEVQIAIITERINYLTEHFKIHKKDHHSRRGLIKLVAQRRKLLNYLKKIDRERYDKLIERLNIRK, encoded by the coding sequence ATGGGAATTTCTCCAGAAAGAAAAAAAGAGATTATTGAAAGTTTTAAAATGCATCCAACTGATACAGGTTCACCTGAGGTACAAATTGCTATTATAACTGAAAGAATTAATTATTTAACTGAACACTTTAAAATTCACAAAAAAGACCATCATTCAAGAAGAGGTCTCATTAAATTAGTTGCACAAAGAAGAAAGCTTCTAAACTATCTCAAAAAGATTGACAGAGAAAGATATGATAAGCTCATTGAAAGACTTAATATTAGAAAATAA